From the Corynebacterium sp. P3-F1 genome, the window CGAGTGAGAATGGAGAAATAGTGATGTCCGCCGTATCCGAAGACGGCATGTCCATCGGCTTCCAGTTCCACCCTGAATCCATTCTCACACCCCAAGGACCATTGATTTTGGAGCGTTCAATCACTCAATTGTTGGAACACTCAACGAAAGGCACGACCAATGGCTAGCCAAACCTCACTTGAAACTCTTCGTCGCTTCCTCGATAACAAGGGACCGAGTTTGCAAGAGGCGACGGACGCCTTCGTGCCGCTAACTGTGGGTGACTACGACGATGTTCACATCGCCGCCCTCCTGGCAACCGTGCGCACCCGCGGTGAGACCTTCGCCGATATCGCCGGTGCTGCCAAAGCATTCCTCGCAGCCGGCCGTCCTTTCCCCATCACGGGTGCTGGCCTCATGGACACGGCCGGCACGGGCGGCGACGGCAAGAACACCATCAACATCACCACTGCCGCCTCCCTGGTTGCAGCCGCCGGGGGAGTGAAGATGATCAAGTGCGGCAACCGGTCCGTCTCCTCCAAGTCCGGCTCCGCCGACGTGCTCGAGGCGCTGAATATTCCCCTGGACCTCGATCCGGACCGCGCCGTGCGCCAGTTCGAAGCATCTAATTTCACTTTCCTTTTCGCGCCGGCCTACAACCCCGCGATCGCCCATGTTCAGCCTGTTCGTAAATCTTTGGGCATCCCCACTTTGTTCAACACACTGGGTCCGCTGCTGTCGCCGGGGCGTCCGGAGTACCAGATCATGGGCATTGCCAATCCGGATCTGGGCCAGACCATCGCCGAGACGATGCGTGAGCTCGGCCGCGGCCGCGCGATGATCGTGCATGGAGCCGGCACCGACGAGCTCGCAGTCCACGGAGAGACCCTCGTGTGGGAGCTCGACCGCGACGGCAACATCGAGCATTACACGCTCACTCCCGGCGACATGGGGCTGCCGACGTACGCTCTCGAGGAGCTCGAAGGCGGCGACGGGCAAGAGAACGCCGCCGCGATCCGCGCGATCTTCAATGGCGAAGCCCCTGATGCTCAACGCGATGCCGTCGCCGCCACCGCCGGAGCGATCTTCTACCTCTACGGCTTCGACGACGACATCGCATCAGGTGTCGAGCGCGCACAGCAATTGCTTAGCAGCGGCACCGTTGCCCACTGGCTCTCCACCCACGAAGGAGCTGACTACAGTGCCTAACGAGCAAGCCTCTGACCAGCGCGGATACGACACAGGACCGTCTGCGGGGTTGCCGACCGTCCTTGAAGGCATCATCACGTCCCGAAAACGTCACATTGACGCAATTAAAGCCCGCATCGCTCATGTTGATCCCGCGGAGCTCCCGCGGTCCGACCGGTCCCTCTACGATTCGCTCGACCGCCCCGGAACGCGATTCATCATGGAGTGCAAGTCCTCCTCACCGTCGCTCGGCATGATTCGCGAACATTACCAACCGGGAGACATCGCCGCGGTCTATTCGCGCTATGCCGCCGGAATCTCAGTGCTGTGCGAGCCCGAGCGTTTCGGGGGTGACTACGACCACCTCGCCACTGTCGCCGCCACAACGCACCTTCCGGTGTTGTGCAAAGACTTCATCATCGACCCGGCACAGATCCACGCCGCGCGCTATTTTGGTGCCGACGCCATTCTCCTCATGCTCAGCGTTCTCGACGACGATGAATATACGGCTCTTTCCGCCGAGGCAGAGCGCCTCGGCATGGACGTGCTCACCGAGGTGATCGATGAGGAAGAAGCGGCTCGCGCAACGAAACTGGGCGCAAAGATCTTTGGCATCAACCACCGGAATCTTCACGACCTGTCCATCGACCTCGAGCGTTCGGCCCGCCTCGCGCCCCTTGCTCCCGAAGACGCGCTCGTTGTTTCCGAGTCCGGCATCCGCGATGTCGAGACCATTCGACGCCTCGGCGACCATTCCGACGGCTTCCTCGTCGGATCCCACCTAACCGGCACCCCGGATATCGACTGGGCCGCCCGCATGTTGGTCTACGGGCCCAACAAGGTGTGTGGTCTTACCTCCCGGTCAGCCGCACAAGTCGCTCGCGCAGTCGGCGCCCTCTACGGAGGCCTCATCTTCGAAGAGGTCAGCCCCCGCAATGTTTCACGTGAAACATCGGAAGATATCATCGCTCACGAGCCGGGATTGCACTATGTGGCAGTGAGCCGAAGGACCGACGGGTGGCAGGATCTGGTCTTCCCGGGAATTCACGCGGTTCAGATCCACGCCCCGTACCGTGGCTCGTTGGACGCCGAGAGGGACCTTGTCCGAACGGTCCGCGATACCGTCCGATCCATCGACCCCGGGGTGGAAGTGTGGCGAGCCGTCTCCATGTCAGAGCCCGATGGGCCGGCAGTGGCAGCGGGACTGGCGGGCGACGTCGATAAGCTTGTGCTCGACGCGAAAGACGGCGGATCCGGCATTGGCTTCGACTGGTCCACGATCCCCGACGAGGTCCGCGCGCACAGCCTCCTCGCCGGAGGGTTGAGCCCCGACAATGTCGAGGATGCCCTCGCCGTGGGATGCCTCGGGGTGGACCTGAACTCCGGCGTCGAATACCCGGCGTCCGCAGGTTCGTGGACCGGAATGAAGGATGCCGGAGCCCTGCGTACCACCTTCGACCGGATCCGCAATTTCCATTATTGATTCCCGTACTAACTCGAATCCTGACTCGAATACTGAAGAACACTCAACAAGGATTACCCATGACTGACACCACACAGGCACGCGACGGCGGAAGCACTATCCTGCCAGCGTATTTCGGTGAATTCGGCGGACAGTTCGTCGCCGAGTCTCTGCTTCCGGCACTCGACCAGCTCGAGCAGGCATTCGTCGACGCGTGGAACGACGACCAGTTCATGGATGAATACCGCGGGCTACTGCGGGATTACCTAGGACGCCCAACGCCACTGACTGAGGCACGGAACCTGACAAAGGACAACGAGTACGCCCGTATCTTCCTCAAACGCGAGGACTTGGTTCACGGTGGCGCACACAAGACGAATCAGGTGATCGGCCAAGCCTTGCTGGCCAAGAAGATGGGCAAGACGCGCATCATCGCTGAGACCGGTGCCGGCCAGCACGGCACCGCCACGGCGCTAGCGTGCGCTCTGATGGGTCTCGACTGCGTCATTTACATGGGCGCCAAGGACATGGAGCGCCAAGCACCGAATGTCTACCGCATGCGACTGATGGGCGCAGAGGTCATCGGCGTGGACTCCGGCTCCGGCACCCTCAAGGACGCCGTGAACGAGGCACTTCGAGATTGGACCGCGACCTTCCACGAGTCCCACTATCTGCTCGGCACCGCGGCCGGCCCGCACCCGTTCCCGACGATCGTGCGTGAATTCCACAAGGTCATCTCGGAAGAGGCCAAGGCCCAGATGCTGGACCGGACGGGCGCGCTACCGGATGTCGTAGTCGCCTGCGTCGGCGGCGGCTCCAATGCCATCGGCATGTTCGCGGACTTCATCGACGAGGAATCAGTGCAACTCGTCGGCACGGAACCGGGAGGGGAGGGCATGGACTCCGGCAAGCACGGCGCCGCGATCGCCGCGGGGACCGTGGGCATCCTCCACGGGACGAAGTCGTACTTGATGCGCAACCCGGACGGCCAGATCGAAGAGTCCTACTCCATTTCGGCGGGCCTCGACTACCCGGCTGTCGGGCCGCAGCACGCGCACCTGGCCAAATCTCGCCGCGCACAATACGTCCCTGTCACCGACGGCGATGCCCTGCGCGCCTTCCAGCTTCTGTCCCGTAAGGAGGGCATCATCCCTGCGCTCGAGTCCTCCCACGCACTCGCGTACGCGCTGCAGCGCGCCGACGAGGCAACGGACGCCAAACAGCCGGTCACCATCCTCGTCTCGCTATCCGGCCGCGGCGACAAAGACGTCGCTCACGTGCAACAGGCGCTCGAAGAGCGCCCGGAATACGTACTGAACACAACGAAGGAGAAATAATGTCCCGTTTCACCGCGCTGTTTGATACTCTGCGCGCCAAGAACGAAGGCGCATTCGTTCCCTTCGTCATGCTCGGCGACCCGACGGCGAAAGAAGCCGTCGACATCATCGACACGCTTATCGACGCCGGTGCCGACGCTCTCGAACTCGGCATCCCCTTCTCCGACCCTGCGGCCGACGGCCCAACCATTCAAAAATCGCATCTGCGAGCGTTGGACGGGGGCGCTTCCGTGGATACGTGCTTCGAACAGATCCGTGAGATTCGCCGCCGCCACCCGGACGTGCCAATCGGGATGCTCGTGTACGCGAACGTCCCGTACGTCCGCGGGCTGGATTCGTTCTACAACGAACTCCATGAAGCGGGCGCCGACGCAGTCCTCATCCCCGATGTCCCCGTCCGCGAAGGAGCGCCCTTCATCGAGGCGGCGACCGCCGCCGGAATCGACCCTGTCTTCATCGCCCCAGCTCAGGCACGCCCTGAAGTGCTCGAAGGCGTGGCCGCGCACTCCCGCGGCTACATTTACGCCGTGTCCCGCGACGGAGTGACTGGTGCCGAGCGCGAATCCCAAACGCAGGGGCTTGCCGACGTCGTCTCCAACATCTCCTCCTACAACGGCGCCCCCGTTCTGCTAGGATTCGGCATCTCAACTCCGCAGCACGTGGCCGACGCCATCGCCGCAGGTGCAGCTGGCGCCATCACGGGCTCCGCGATAGCTAAAATCATCGACACCCACGTGGACTACAACCACCCGAACCCCGGGTCCGTCCGCGACATGGGGGCCCTGACGAAGGAGCTCCGAGAGTACGTTGGCACCATGAAGCAAGCTACGATGAAGCCATGATTGGCACCCCCTCCTCGTTCTCCACATCGTCAGCGTCCTCCGCATCATCAGCGTTCTCCGCTGCCAGTAGTTCTAACGTCGGCATGGGCCCCGTACGGTCTCAATCCTGCTCGCGCCGCGCGTTCCTGCTCGGAACCGCCACCACATTCGCTGGCGCATTCATCGCCGCCTGTGGCAAGGCGCCATCAGCCGAGGTTGCCGCCACACAGGTACCCGTCGGCAGCGCAGTCATCGTGGACAAGATCATCATTGCCCAGCCGGCGGAGGGCCAGTTCGTCGCGTACTCGACCACCTGTCCTCACCAGGGAAGCCCGATCACGCAGGTGGAAGGAAACACGGTGCGATGCCCGTCCCACGGCTCCGTTTTCGACATCGCCACCGGCCAGCCCGTTTCCGGCCCTGCTACTTCAGCTATGACGACCGTGCCCGTGAGTGAGAACGGTGGCACGGTCACCGCGGGTGAGGCATAAAAGGAGGGATTTTTGATGACCTTGTTTGTGAAGACGATCTTCGTCGCCCCCGACGGATCCGGTCTGGTCAATGTGGCCGAGCTCGAGGAGATCGATGACACCCGAACTGCCTGCCGCATGGTCCGCATGATCGAACTCACCCCAGACAATTCCATTGTCGGCGCTGTCATCGACGGCCGGGTGCACGGCAGTGCGAATATGCCCCTCGATGTCGTCCCGCATCCAGACAGGCTCGCGGAATTCCAAGACATCGAACACCAAGTACTTAAGCCGCAGGAATTCGCCGGACTTTGGGCTGAGGCGCAAACCCTCTTCCCGGATCTGCGAGATTAACCGGTTTAGGCGGACCGGTTTAGGCGGATCTGACAGATCTGCGGGATCTCTTGCACTCTTCCAACCGAAACACCGTTGTTTCTGAGGCTGCGGGAGATCCTTAGAACGGGGGCATGTCGTCTACCTCTGCTTGGGCGTTCAGCATCGGCGTCTGTGATTCCTCATCCACCTCCTCCGGCGGCTCGGGGCGGAAGGGGAATTCCATCCCGAATTCCCTCTCCAATTCGGTGATCGCCTCCAAGCATTCCTCGTGTGTCATGGGCGCTGGATCAGGCGATTCGCCAGTGAGTTCTCCACTATTCGCAGCTTTTTCGTTGGTGGGGCGGGGGAGGTGGGTGGGTCGGTTTCAGGCTCTCTGGATTCAGGTGGTCTCGCTGCAGTCATGGCAGTGGCTTTCAGTGAGTGCATCGGCTGGTTTCATAGAACACTCTTTCACACAGGTGTAACCATTCTGCTGGATAACGGTCACCAGTTAGCTTGATTATTCGATTCTGAAGGCAAAAAGCCAGCTCATCCCTGTGGATAACTCAATGTTTTCGAACGGCACCTAACAGAAACGTCAGCGTCCCAGGCCGATTAGACGCGGAGGACCAGGTGCTCAGCCCCCGGCAGCGAAGCGCTCCCCCTAACTGCACGCCAGAAACCCAGCGCAGTTAGCGGGGAGCAATTCAGAATAGACCCTCAAAGGTCCCCAATTTAGGGGGATGCCTCAAAACTAGTGCGGCAGAAGCGCGTCGAGCTGACGAAGAGCGTCCGCATGCATGCGATCCAGATCAGCGGCGGACGGAATCTGGATCAGACCGGCCTAGTTCGCTGCAAACACGCCGCCCAGCAGACCCGCCAGAACGCCGGCAGCGATCCAGAGGTTCAGGCCTGTACCCATCCGGTACCCCTGATGTGCATCCCACTTCAGAGAGCTGCCGATCACCTTGTTCAGGGCCTCCTTGGACTGGTACTTCCCCCAGTTGGCATTTATCTCTGGGTAGTCCTCCCCTTCTTCCCGCAGAGATTCCGGGATCTCGAGGTCGTAGATGCCCTTGATCAGCGGGGAGAAGAAGCCCATGCGAGTGGCTTTGCCCCACGCGTCCTCGAGCCCCTGGTCGTCAGCGAAGCTCGAGTGCTCGGCCATGTGAGAGGGGGAGCTTAGCTCCAGCATGGGCTTAATGGAGCTGCCTTCATCTTTGATCGGGCGCTCTTCACCAGCGTGTGCAGGTGCTGCGCCCGCGATGAGAGAAACGGACAGAACTGCGGCAACGATACGGCGCTTCATCATGACTCCTTGGGCAAAAGGCTTCCGGCACAGCAAGCATAAGACTTCATCCCAGATGAAGCAGCACGTACATAGAAAATTCACCCACGTAACACGCAGATTTCGCTTATCGACGTTTCAGCCGCGCCACCAGAGCTCAAACGCGGCGGCGTGTGGATGGGTGGCAGGGCTGGGTGGCG encodes:
- the trpB gene encoding tryptophan synthase subunit beta; the protein is MTDTTQARDGGSTILPAYFGEFGGQFVAESLLPALDQLEQAFVDAWNDDQFMDEYRGLLRDYLGRPTPLTEARNLTKDNEYARIFLKREDLVHGGAHKTNQVIGQALLAKKMGKTRIIAETGAGQHGTATALACALMGLDCVIYMGAKDMERQAPNVYRMRLMGAEVIGVDSGSGTLKDAVNEALRDWTATFHESHYLLGTAAGPHPFPTIVREFHKVISEEAKAQMLDRTGALPDVVVACVGGGSNAIGMFADFIDEESVQLVGTEPGGEGMDSGKHGAAIAAGTVGILHGTKSYLMRNPDGQIEESYSISAGLDYPAVGPQHAHLAKSRRAQYVPVTDGDALRAFQLLSRKEGIIPALESSHALAYALQRADEATDAKQPVTILVSLSGRGDKDVAHVQQALEERPEYVLNTTKEK
- the trpA gene encoding tryptophan synthase subunit alpha encodes the protein MSRFTALFDTLRAKNEGAFVPFVMLGDPTAKEAVDIIDTLIDAGADALELGIPFSDPAADGPTIQKSHLRALDGGASVDTCFEQIREIRRRHPDVPIGMLVYANVPYVRGLDSFYNELHEAGADAVLIPDVPVREGAPFIEAATAAGIDPVFIAPAQARPEVLEGVAAHSRGYIYAVSRDGVTGAERESQTQGLADVVSNISSYNGAPVLLGFGISTPQHVADAIAAGAAGAITGSAIAKIIDTHVDYNHPNPGSVRDMGALTKELREYVGTMKQATMKP
- the trpD gene encoding anthranilate phosphoribosyltransferase; its protein translation is MASQTSLETLRRFLDNKGPSLQEATDAFVPLTVGDYDDVHIAALLATVRTRGETFADIAGAAKAFLAAGRPFPITGAGLMDTAGTGGDGKNTINITTAASLVAAAGGVKMIKCGNRSVSSKSGSADVLEALNIPLDLDPDRAVRQFEASNFTFLFAPAYNPAIAHVQPVRKSLGIPTLFNTLGPLLSPGRPEYQIMGIANPDLGQTIAETMRELGRGRAMIVHGAGTDELAVHGETLVWELDRDGNIEHYTLTPGDMGLPTYALEELEGGDGQENAAAIRAIFNGEAPDAQRDAVAATAGAIFYLYGFDDDIASGVERAQQLLSSGTVAHWLSTHEGADYSA
- a CDS encoding Rieske (2Fe-2S) protein, whose product is MGPVRSQSCSRRAFLLGTATTFAGAFIAACGKAPSAEVAATQVPVGSAVIVDKIIIAQPAEGQFVAYSTTCPHQGSPITQVEGNTVRCPSHGSVFDIATGQPVSGPATSAMTTVPVSENGGTVTAGEA
- the trpCF gene encoding bifunctional indole-3-glycerol-phosphate synthase TrpC/phosphoribosylanthranilate isomerase TrpF, translating into MPTVLEGIITSRKRHIDAIKARIAHVDPAELPRSDRSLYDSLDRPGTRFIMECKSSSPSLGMIREHYQPGDIAAVYSRYAAGISVLCEPERFGGDYDHLATVAATTHLPVLCKDFIIDPAQIHAARYFGADAILLMLSVLDDDEYTALSAEAERLGMDVLTEVIDEEEAARATKLGAKIFGINHRNLHDLSIDLERSARLAPLAPEDALVVSESGIRDVETIRRLGDHSDGFLVGSHLTGTPDIDWAARMLVYGPNKVCGLTSRSAAQVARAVGALYGGLIFEEVSPRNVSRETSEDIIAHEPGLHYVAVSRRTDGWQDLVFPGIHAVQIHAPYRGSLDAERDLVRTVRDTVRSIDPGVEVWRAVSMSEPDGPAVAAGLAGDVDKLVLDAKDGGSGIGFDWSTIPDEVRAHSLLAGGLSPDNVEDALAVGCLGVDLNSGVEYPASAGSWTGMKDAGALRTTFDRIRNFHY